GCTTTACAATTCCATGACAAGTGTAGTGTAAGGATAGTTTAGGGCAGGGGTGCAGAagtccggtcctggagggccagatccctcctggcttttgttccaactgtgttctaaattacttaattagaccagtaattggtccaattaagtaatatagggcaaggttggaacaaaagccaggagggacaccggtgCTCCAGGACCAAAATTGTGCACGCCTGGTTTAGGGtgtgttttcaaaaaaaaaaaatatatatatatatatattatgtacacAATTGAGCTCCAGTTTATCCCTTTAtgataaaatcaattcaagttgAGGATCAATACCTTGATCAGCGTGAACAGAATCCAGGCAAACTAGCATCCAGGTTAACTTGCATTGACACTGAAATGCATTACTGCTTACAACCAATAGAAATGAAATCCCTTAGCGACACCAATTCAAATGTTGCTTCCAACCATTAAGAGACCAGAACTCTAAGCAAGCCCaattcaccccccccccaaaaaattactGTAAATGGTTTGTCCCATCACTCCCCATTCCAAACTAATGACGCAGACCACAGCGAGTTTCATCGAAAAGTTTATTTGCCAttgacaaatacaaaatcaagCAGTGGGTTTGCCGAGTCTCCTGTAGATCACAGCGGCCAGCGCAGCGATGCAGCCCAGAGCCACAGCAACGACCACACCAGCCAGGACCAGAACCTCAACCGGGAAGCCTGGGGAAGACAGGAGAAAAATAGTAAACACACTTGCTTCCATCCTTAAAAGTTAAAAGGCGCTGCCatctaggattttttttttgggtgcATCATGCAACTCTGCAGAATTGGTTTCAGTAAAGCcacagtacccccccccccaccacaaaaATTCTTCTGTAAATACTTTAGCATACCAGTGTTTATATTGGCTCATGCTATGAAGAGGCACACAGGTTTACAGCATTAGTATGGATGTTACATGGAAGTAAGACTTCTGTCAAGACGCTGCTCTTTCAATCTTAGCACAGGGGGACAGAACGGTTACCTTGCGCGGTTTGGTCCTCTGCTTCCAGCTGGAGACTCTGGGCTTCAGACTCCTTCGGGGTGTCAAGGATGACCAGCGGGCCGACCTGAGCATCGTCTTCCCAGTCCAGCACTACAAGGAAAAGGGTGCAAGACAACGGACCAGCTGATACTGAAAACCAGCAACACTTATCCAGTGTGAAAGCCTCTCCACTCCTCCCCAAAACAGACAAACCGAGCCCTCACCCATGCTGCCAGCCGCTCCTCTCCCTCGCCTCCTTCTGGAAGGGGCTCCCGTGCCACAGCTCCCAGTATTGCAGCAGCTGCACACCTGATCACTCCCGTCCACAGAGCTCCACCTAGGAGAGTCAGCCCAGGGGTTAGCTTAcccaggggaggaggggggacaGGGAGACTGGACGCCTCCTCCCACACACTCACCTGCTGGAGCTGGCAGTGAAAGAGCAGGCCTTGTTCACCGAGTCCACGTTCTGGGAAGCAGCCGTCACTTTCAGGTGGCAGGTGATGTAAATCTAGGAGGGAAGCGATAAATTTCACTAGTTTGAGGATAAGAGTTTCAGTGGTATAGCGTTGTCAAATCAATGCAATACCTAGTGTATGGAGTGACACTACAAAAGACAGACAGGTTGTTTAGCAGCGGCTTTTAActaaagcgatttacagagactagggggtgaactatgcatcaacaactgcagcagagtcacttccaataggagctcgtctGTTTATAATCTCCACACTCACGGAGCTCCGGGGGTCAGAGTAGAACCGGAAGGCATCGAGCCTCAGCTGCAGCTTGGTGTTCTGCACTCGGGGAGAGATGAAACGAGACCCAGAGCCAGACACCTTCGCATCCACCAGGCAGCTGTGGAGACACCACAGGGTTTAAGACATCCATGCTAGGACCCCACAGCTCAGCCAGGGCAACTGGATCTGACCGCTCACCCGCTGTTATCAATGAAGACGTATCGGGGGCTGGCGGTCCGGTCAGGGACCATGGTGGCCACACAGCTGTCCACAAAGAGCCGGAGGGGCATGTGGTTGGTCCCATCGATGGAGGCTTCGATGTTCAGGACGTCCCCCAGGGAGTAGACATTGGAGGTCCTCTGGGTAAGCCAGTCATCTGAGACAGAGCAAAAGAGACACCCCCATTACATGAGCTAGCAGGACCACATGGGCATATATTTAactcttagcagacacccttatccaggaatggctcaaaccgcTACGCAGTCATTCATAAGACACCTGTTTTACAGATGTGCATAGATCTAGtgtttaaatacaattttttaaaaaaagttttataagagagtgttatttcttagcagacacccttatccagggcgacttacaattgttacaagatatcacattattttttacatacaattacccatttatagagttgggtttttactggagcaatctaggtaaagtaccttgctcaagagtacagcagcagtgtccccccacctgggattgaacacacgaccctccggtcaagagtccagagccctgaccactactccacactgctgccctaggacAAGATATATTGTTCTAACCAAAAACTCAGAGTGGGAGTTAATGGATTAacacacaatttgcaattctaaaacaactttaaaatatctAATTGTCGGGTTTGAAATAAAAAGGAGCCAGTTGGAAGAAGCTAGCTGGGCTCAAGTCTTGCTACTGCCTGGTGATGCAATCTGCCCTGCCCCCGAGTCACATTGTTCAGCAGGTCGCAGAGATTGATGTTTGAAGCGGCCGTCTCTAGACGGGGCCATGCGGGAGGAGATCCTTGCAGGACGCTGCTTACCGGTCATCAGTCTCAGAGAGAAGTCCAGGGCGGCCTCTGAAAGCTTGGTGGAGGTGAAGGGGACCCACGTGGGTTTCAGCGCATTGCTGCTCACGTTGTGCAGCCTGGGTCGGAAACAAGGAAACCATCCCATCACTATTAAAACTCTCCATAGCGCTAGACTTGCACAGAAGGGAGTTCAGGTTTAGCAGAGAAATGCATGAAGTTAAAAAACAGGCTCCAAAAATGAACACCAGGATCAAGTCTCTTGCAAATTTTATAGGCAAGTGCAAAGGGTATAAGAAGCCATGGTTATCTAGATATCACTATAGGGAGTGATATGGAGACACAACCCCTCCCTCCAGAACTAACCCCTCCCTCCAGAACTAACCCCTCCCCAAGGAACTAACCCCTCCCCAAGGAACTAACCCCTCCCCAAGGAACTAACCCCTCCCCAAGGAACTAACCCCTCCCCAAGGAACTAACCCCTCCCCAAGGAACTAACCCCTCCCCAAGGAACTAACCCCTCCCCAAGGAACTAACCCCTCCCTCCGCATACTGGGTCAACAGCTATTAGAGACAGTTTGGGTATATTGTTACCATAGCAGTTTAAAGGGAAGCTATTAAGCAGACACATTGTTTGGAAGCAGTTGTCTAGGCGGTAGATGTTCCTGTAAGGCTTGTCATGTGCGCTCACCTCAAGTAGCGGCACTCGATGCCAACTTTAGCGGAGTTGGTTCTCACTATAGGCAGGTTAGAATTAGGGGTCGGGGAGTAGGTCAGGGTGAAGCTGTAGACTAGCTTGTCCTGGACCatctagaaaaagaaaaaagcgtTGTTAAACTCTCGACCtaccaacaaaacaaacattcacttTATATGGCTGTGCAAATATTAGTAGTCTCACCATCAGGGTACTGCCACATTCCTGCAGCCGAGCCTCAAATATGACGCTCTGCGTGGCGTCATCCTGCCTCGTGACGCCGCAGCTACCCAGGCTGACGTCAGAAGCCTTGATCAGCTGGCCGATCCCGAAGAGATCCCGCTTGACGGTCACCACGACCTTATCCTCCCCGCACTGCGCCGCCACGGTCTGCGGGAGCACCGCTCTGCCTCCGGGCTGCGGGAGTTCCGAAGACGCGCTCGGGTAATTCACAAAGGCGCTACCGGTGTTCGTTGAACTAAACAGCTCAGATTTAGACCCGAACCAGAAAGCCCTGGTACCGTCTCGGAGCAATACCAACACAAAGAGCGCTGGCAACAGACATTTCACACTCGCTGTACGACCCATAGTTACTGAACGAAGACACAAACTCACCTATCACTCACAGCGCACTGCCGGTTCTATTTATACTACCGGAGTTACAACGAGGTCCGCGGCGGGGAGGGCTCCGCGAGGAGCCCAATTGATTTGCACGTGGTATTTTAATTCCCAAATTAACCCTTTCGTGCACCTCATATGAGCACAGATACAAAATAACctctcattatttatttcttagcatatttaTTTCTCTTTGATATGGAGACATACGGAAGGAGCAAATGGGAAATGCATGATAACCTCATATGCAATggcaatctatctatctatctatctatctatctatctatctatctatctatctatctatctatatatatatatatatatcagtaattTCGATGTTTCGTGCATGAAAAGGTTACATACAGTTCATTGGATGACTTTCAAAGCGTTTGGCCACTATGCGTTATtttcatcattatttttttatttttttattttttttaattcccatgtGTAATTAGCATCGTGTATTTGTCTTCCGCGAATAGAAAGCACACATTCAAAGTACACGGGACTCTCAATTTAGCACCATCATTGCCTTAATCATCCGCGCACTCAACCAATGACGCGCCAGCGTATCCACAAACAGGTGCGCAATTAACAGGTGCGGGTTTATTATAAGCGGTGAGGTTAGCAATCGTCTGCAGCGCACTTTGAGTGAAACCTCGGGGAGTGAGGAAACGAAGAGTGTTTTCTTTGTAGCGTTTAGTTTTCATTCAAAATGAGTTTAAAATTACCCTTGCTTTTCTTGTGCGTCGTATTACACATCGGGAATGCTGCGGAATATCCGCAGGATGATGATGATAGTAAACATCTTGACTGGGAGGACTCTCCCAAACTGGAAAAGGATTCTGGTGAAACTGGAAACGGGTTGGCGACTGCTGAAATATCGCCGGTGGTAAAAGAGCTTGACTTCCCCCTGTTGCGTCCATTGGCCGGGGAGCCCGCAGAGCCGGTGAGGAGCGAAGAAACGCCGGGTAATGCTCAACGAATGCGGCTGCGATCTCTAGACTTTCCGAAAGCGGGAGCGGGGCGTTTGGGAAACGTGTCCAGTCACAACAGCAGCCGTGGAGACGGCTTCAGGTTATTCGGCAGACCGACTCACGCCCCGACCCAAGTCATTAGACACCGGCTCTTTACTCCAGACCGCTACCACAGAAAGGGTTTGTGGATACCAGATATCGGTTTCCCGAACCGACACCGACCAACACCGGCCTCGGCTTGGAGAGTGTTCGGGAACCAGCGCCCGCAAGACCGCGGGGAGATAATTCGAGACCCGGTTGGGACCGGGCTGGGTCGGTTTAAGGGGCGGGTTCCTCAAGGGGCGTCTTCCAAAGCTATCATTAGCTACAAAATAGTGCGGGGGTCGAGCCCGGACCCCTTCCAGTCCGTGTCTATCAAGTGCGGCGACCAGAAGCTACGAGTGGAGGTCAATAAGGACTTTTTCGGAACCGGTACCCAGCTCCAGGCCTCCGAAGTCAGTCTTGGCAGCGGCTGTCCCAGCAACGGCGTTGAATCCGCATCCTCCAACACCATCATCTTCGAGTATGACCTGCATGCGTGTGGAAGCAAGCGCACGGTAAGTAAACCCGTTTGTTAAACCCGAGAGGACACGCAGCCACTCTGCAGCTTGGAGTTCGGTTTTAGATTTTGGCTTCAGGCCACCTGCATGGCACACCGAGggaggctgggggggggggggggagaagggggggtttgatgcagcaaagGTGTTTCAGACTAGGTCTccaggaaccaggtttcaagccaaaAGCGGATTCGTGTTCCCACGGCTGTAGATGCATTAAGTGTAACTAATACAGCGAAAAACCTCGCTGCTCTTACTAGTCAAGCGTTTTCTCTGTGAACCAGCAGACCCTGGAACCATATTTTGGCAATGCTGCTTGATTTGAATCCTGTAATTGCTAAGCGATTTTGGCGAATGTCACTTTTCTATTGGTTTACGTATAGCCACCGCGTGCGTAAAAGCGCGCATATGGCAGTCAATGGTAGGTGTAGGGAtgctgtgtattttgtgtgtgtatatataatgcgTGAGTCTCAATCTGTGGACGCGTTTTCTCAGATTACAGATCCGGAGCTTATCTACTCCAACACCATTTACTATCGGCCCGCCCCCGGGAGCTCGCTCACTCAGCCGCAGTCGGTCAATGTGGAGTGCCGCTATATCCGGTAGGTCGGTGTGGTGATCCGGGGTATCGTCTCCAGAATTCGAATCCTGAGACTCGCTGAATGCTTCCGATATTAAATGTGTATGTGCGTGAGTAGCAACATGACAATAGTGCACCAGAAATACTTGTGTACCACTGGCTGTGCatcatacagtattattattattattattattattattattattatttaagatcgCAACCATGCTAGCTGTAATCGGGCCATCTTGCAAAATCAATTTTGATTGAAGTTGAATAGAAATTATGAGTtaaggcattacattttttttatttggttggggggggggggggggtggttaatGCAtgcataaagtttacaaacgagaggaggctccattcagcccatcttgctcgtttggttgttaatagcttattgatcccagaatctcatgaagcagcttcttgaaggatcccagggtgtcagcttcaacaacattactggggagttggttccagaccctcacgattctctgtgtacgCTCTTCGGTCACTATAGTTGTATTTCGTTAAGTTTcctatttctattttttataatgcatatcAGTTTTGGtggggcaacttctcaaactccatagagctCACACACAAAccggttttaaaatgtaatttaacaaaaCCAGAAGAGGTGTTTGCTGTTAGCCTTTCGCATCCATCTTTTTTGCCTCTCTCCTTCAGATCGCAGACCATCTCCAGCAACAAAGTCCAGCCCACTTGGATTCCGATGGTCTCCACTCGCTCCTTCAAGAACAAGTTTGCCTTTTCTTTCAGAGTGATGAACGGTGAGTCATGGTTTTGTCCCCTTTCTCCCGAAGGCTTGGTGGTTTAAAGGGGCGTGCTACCAGGAGGTTCTCGGTTTAATCCCAGCTCGGCCACTGACtctctgtgaccctgagcaagtcgctgaACCTCCTGCGGATGAGACGGAAAACAGActagctcctattggaagtgactctgcagttgttgatgatgcatgcCCCCTAGTtctaaatcgctttggataaaagcgtttgCTAAATTTATCTGAGGCTTCAGATTTTGACACGGCACTCGAATGATACCGGCTTTGCGCTCTGGGGCGTGGTTGTTTAATAAGGacagtgtgtttttgtgtagCTGACTGGAGCGCCGGGTCCGAGTCGAGTGACTTTCGTCTGGGGGAATCCATCAACTTCCAGGCGTCTGTCGACCTGCGGAATCACCAGGGCCTCAAAATCTACATCGACCGCTGCGTCGCGACCACCAGCAGCAACGCCAGCTCTGAGCCCAACTACGACATCATCCGGGACTACGGGTGAGTGACGGGAGGGGGGGCGATAACCAGACCAGCCCCCGGGTAACAATGTAGGTAGGATACATTATCAAAGTTGCGTTCTCCTACTGGTTCAGTCCATCCAAAATAACCCATACATCTGTCTCTCGTCTCTGTGTCCTCTCTGTCAtctgtttcctctgtgtgtgtgtgtgtgtctctctctctctctctctctctctctcctccctccagGTGTCTGGTTGACAGTCTTGCGGAGGGTTCCCCGTCCCGCTTCATCTCTCCCAGGTCCAGCGAGGTTCTGAGATTCCAGATGAAAGCATTCCAGTTTGAGAGTATCCCTGAAGCTCAGGTCTGTGAATCGCCTTGCGAGGGGACCTCCCCAGCGGCCTCGCTTCACTGCCTTTTGAATAGCTTGTGTGAATGATAAATAATTTCTCAACCGCTGCACCCTTAACCATCACCCATAAGTATTCCCCGCCCAAACCACTCGCTTTAGAAATGTCACGAATTCACTGACAACCGTTTCGACTAGAAATCTGTCGCCAGGTCTTCAAATTAACTGCAATGTGTCCTCATCAGAGGTATCCCAGAGAGGCACAGATTCTGATCCAACTGTAGGAATGGAAactagactcctattgcacagcagtttgatccattccaggttttactaccatcttgatcagcccccagtgtgtctaggcaacaagctcaggtgtgtaacTCCCAAGAATGGATCCAACTGCGATGCagtaagtcttatttccatctctacAATTGTATTAACTCTagtgtgtcattttatttatctttttgtgTAGATTTACATCCATTGTCTACTCCGAGTTTCTGAAGACTCCGACTCTAAGGAAACTTTGAAAAGCTGCACTTACGACACAGAAACCGAATCGTGAGTCCGCGTTTCAGTTCGTTTCTTTTCTATACAGTGTGTGGTTTTACCCCGACTCCTCTTGCACTCTCCGTTTTAAGAATTGATTTGTTCCCAGTTTGATTCCCTGATTTTGTGCGTCCCTGCAGGTGGACAGAGCTGGAGGGCAGGGAGTCtctgtgtgactgctgtgagACGGAGTGTGTGCCTTCATCACAGACCAAGAGATCAGCCACTCTGCTGCCAAGTATGAGTCCACTGCATAGCAGCTTCATCCATGCCTGTTATTCACTGAGTTTagtaagacgcacctgagctccTAACTTCAATATTAAtaagacttcattgaggggagctctgaaccccaggactggtgTGAGTTGCAGCCCTCGCTTGATTAGAGATCTCGTCTTCAAAACTGTACAGcaagtctctctctgtgtctgcagGTACTCTGCAGAAGAGTGACATCACCATTGGACCCCTCAGAGTCCTCGATCCTGCCTCCAGCCCCTCCTCGGTGAgcttcagcagcagcagggagATCAGCAACCAGACTCTATGGAGACGTATTCGCGAACAACTGGAAGGTAATTGGGCAGCACCCATTTTATTTAGGTCACATGACATTGGCTACAGACTGGTGCTCCTCAGGATCCCCCTGTTcagactgcgcttgtagatctcctgatccgcccctcctgctctgcgctggactCTCCTG
This DNA window, taken from Acipenser ruthenus unplaced genomic scaffold, fAciRut3.2 maternal haplotype, whole genome shotgun sequence, encodes the following:
- the LOC117404498 gene encoding zona pellucida sperm-binding protein 3-like, which codes for MGRTASVKCLLPALFVLVLLRDGTRAFWFGSKSELFSSTNTGSAFVNYPSASSELPQPGGRAVLPQTVAAQCGEDKVVVTVKRDLFGIGQLIKASDVSLGSCGVTRQDDATQSVIFEARLQECGSTLMMVQDKLVYSFTLTYSPTPNSNLPIVRTNSAKVGIECRYLRLHNVSSNALKPTWVPFTSTKLSEAALDFSLRLMTDDWLTQRTSNVYSLGDVLNIEASIDGTNHMPLRLFVDSCVATMVPDRTASPRYVFIDNSGCLVDAKVSGSGSRFISPRVQNTKLQLRLDAFRFYSDPRSSIYITCHLKVTAASQNVDSVNKACSFTASSSRWSSVDGSDQVCSCCNTGSCGTGAPSRRRRGRGAAGSMVLDWEDDAQVGPLVILDTPKESEAQSLQLEAEDQTAQGFPVEVLVLAGVVVAVALGCIAALAAVIYRRLGKPTA
- the LOC131727820 gene encoding zona pellucida sperm-binding protein 3-like, giving the protein MSLKLPLLFLCVVLHIGNAAEYPQDDDDSKHLDWEDSPKLEKDSGETGNGLATAEISPVVKELDFPLLRPLAGEPAEPVRSEETPGNAQRMRLRSLDFPKAGAGRLGNVSSHNSSRGDGFRLFGRPTHAPTQVIRHRLFTPDRYHRKGLWIPDIGFPNRHRPTPASAWRVFGNQRPQDRGEIIRDPVGTGLGRFKGRVPQGASSKAIISYKIVRGSSPDPFQSVSIKCGDQKLRVEVNKDFFGTGTQLQASEVSLGSGCPSNGVESASSNTIIFEYDLHACGSKRTITDPELIYSNTIYYRPAPGSSLTQPQSVNVECRYIRSQTISSNKVQPTWIPMVSTRSFKNKFAFSFRVMNADWSAGSESSDFRLGESINFQASVDLRNHQGLKIYIDRCVATTSSNASSEPNYDIIRDYGCLVDSLAEGSPSRFISPRSSEVLRFQMKAFQFESIPEAQIYIHCLLRVSEDSDSKETLKSCTYDTETESWTELEGRESLCDCCETECVPSSQTKRSATLLPSTLQKSDITIGPLRVLDPASSPSSVSFSSSREISNQTLWRRIREQLEGASEMEVAQLFATVAAAVCAFCILLGILCLCRRFSLKSKPDSSENKLCRK